The Effusibacillus pohliae DSM 22757 nucleotide sequence TAGCGTCCAAGTATCTCATCCTTTCCAAGCAGGGCACAACCGCCTGACCCAGGGAAATTTGATGGATGTGCTCGTGGCAACAATCATTTGTGCTCAAGGCGGCTGTGGCTAGTTTAAGCCTCGGGGTCGATCCCCCATAAAAAACACAACCTTCCTGTCCTGCTTGGTTTCATATTCGCTTATGGACGCCGAAAAGTAAATCGCTTTGGAGGACATTTTCATAATCATGTTGTGCCCCGCCAGGGGCATGGGGGTTTAAGCGGGTGATTCCTGCCATTCTCGCGGGGAACACGGTGGTTGTAAAACCGGCAACCGATTGCCCACTAACCGTTTTGGCTTGTCTGAAAGTGATTGAACCTCATTTTCCTCCCGGAGTGATCAATGTGGTTACAGGTTCGGGGACGCTGGTAGGGGAAGAATTGTGCAGTGATCCACGCGTCAGGACCATTGCATTTACAGGCAGTACGGAAACAGGAAAACGAATCATGAGTTTATCGGCAGGAACTGTGAAGAAACTGTATATGGAACTCGGCGGAAACGATCCGGCACTTATCCTTCCGGATGCGGTTCTGGACCAAACCGCAATGCAGCGTTTTCGCATGGGGATTTTGCGAGCTGCCGGGCAGGTGTGTTCCGCCATAAAACGTGTGTATGTACATGAATCCCGCTATGACGAATTCGTTGTGAAATTGACGAAAGAATTCCAGCGTGTGGTGGTGGGGAACGGGATTCAACCGGATGCCACAATGGGACCGATCAACAACAGATCCCAATTCGATTTTGTGACGGGACTGATCGATCGAACCAGGCAATTGGGCGCCAACGTTGTGACCGCCGGGCAAAAGCTGGATCCCGATACGTGGGAAGAAGGATATTTTATACTCCCGACCATTGTGACAGGTATCGACCAGCAGCATGAATTGGTCAGGGTGGAACAATTCGGGCCTGTGATTCCAATTCTCGCCTACTCCGATATCGAAGAGGCGATCCGGATGGCAAACGATACCGAGTTTGGTTTGCGGGCATCTGTCTGGACCGCTGACGAAGCGAAGGCGATCGAACTGGCGGACCAGTTGGAAGCGGGTGCTGTATTCCATAACAATCACACGATTTTTCAGGATCTTCGCCTTGATTTTCCCGGATTTAAGGAAAGCGGGCTGAGCCGGGAAACCAGATGGTGCGGATTGGAACTGTTTGCGGATTCCTATGGATTGGCGAACTGAAAACGGGGGATCGTCAATGAAAATAGGTCTGATTGGATGCGGAAATATCGGCAGATTTCTATTGCAGACCCTTAATATGGACAGAGTTCTACCGGACTGCCGGATTGAAGCGGTCTACGATGCGAGGACCAATCGATTGAAACATGAAGCTGAAACATATGGTGTCAGTTCTTTCAATGATTTTATCGCGTTTATTCAATCGGGCATCGACCTTGTTATCGAAGCGGCAAATATCCAGGTTGTGCAGGAATATGCTCCTGACATTGTCAAAAACGGAAAGGATTTGCTGATCGTCAGTGTCGGAGCACTCGCGGATGTCGCCTTCTATGACAGGCTTGTCCAGCTTTGTAAAACACACGGAAGCAAAATCTATCTTCCGTCCGGCGCCATAGGAGGATTGGATGTAGTGAAGGCTGCCATGGCGCTGGGTGAATTGGATTCGGTATCCATTACAACAAGAAAGCCGCCCCAAGCCCTTGGCAAAGAACCGATCGCGGACGAACTGGTTTTGTTTGAGGGATCTGCTGAAGAAGCTATCAAAATGTTCCCTCAAAATATAAATGTATCTATCATTCTTTCCCTAGCGGGGATAGGGGGTGAGAAAACACGGGTGACGATCATTGCCGATCCGAAAGTGAGGCGGAACAACCATTTTATCGAAGCGGCAGGTTCATTCGGGAAAATCACAGTAAATTTGGAAAACAATCCGATGCCCAACAATCCGAAAACAAGCTATTTGGCTGCGTTAAGCGTGTTGGCAACCTTAAAAAATCAAAATGAAGTGACTCGAATCGGGTGAAACGGGGGTCAAACCGATGTTGAACAATCAAAAACGCTGGATTTATATCGCACTGCCGATCTTCTTCTTCTGGTTTTTCGGTCAAATTGACAAGTTGGGCATCTCGGTCATCCAAACCGATCCGGGATTTTTGCAAGACCTGGGTCTCACCGGGCCCGACAAAAATGCGAAAATCGGCCTGTTGACGTTCGCATTTACTGTATCCTATGCGCTCTCCAATGTTTTTTGGGGATTCGTCATCGACAAAATCGGCGCGCGAAAAACGGCGATTTTTGGGGTATCCGTATGGACGGTTACGATGGTACTAGGGGCACTTGCTTCTTCGTATCAAATGTTCATGGTGAGCCGTATCATTCTCGGGATCGGTGAAGGAATGATGATTCCTGTTTGCGGCAAGTTTATCTCCAGTTGGTTCAACCGTCGGGAGATTGGACGAGCACAAGCCTCCTGGATTGCCGGGAACTATATGGGGCCGGCTATCGGAGCTGTCATATTGTCGCTGGTGATCGCAACAATGCATTGGCACGCGGCGTTCTATATCCTTGCTCTCTGCAACTTGTTCATTAACATTCCAATGTTCATTTTCTTGACGCGCGATACCCCGGAAGAACATCCTGGCATCAGGAAGCAAGAGCTTTCCTATATCCGACAGGCCGATCCGAATGAGCAGGGACAGTCAAAGCAGATGTTTGTGCAGGATTACCGTTACTGGATCGTTTGGATCGGCATGCTTGCGGCTTCCTTCCTGTTCTTTGGTCTCAGTATCTGGCTGCCGACGTATCTGATCCAGGCGAAACATTTTGCCCGTGAAGCGATGACGGGAATCACATCCTTGTCTTGGCTGTTCGCACTTGGTTTCGTGCTGGTCTGTGGATTTTTGGCTGACAAAACCAGACGTCCCGGTCTGCTTGCAACCATTTTGTTCGGCTTGTGCGCAGTTTTTCTGACAGTAGCCTCTGTTACGTCCAGTCCGATTATAGCAGGATTCTGCTTAGGACTTGCGATGGGAACGCAGGGTGGTGTATTTCACCTTAGTAACCTGTTCATTGTGAAATATTCAACACCCGAGACGGCAGGACGTGCGGCCGGATTGATGGGCTTCACCAACATTCTTGGCGGTTTTTCCAGCTACATCATGGGCTGGATGCGGGACAAAGCGGGCGGTGATTTCGGTCCATCGATTGTGATGTTGATTGTGGTTGCGGGAATCGGTGCTGTCGCCTATTTGTTCACATTGAAAAAAGAAGCGGAGGAAGTTCGCAAACTGAATGCGGCCGCCGCCGAAACGGTGCCGAAATCTAGTGCGGTATAGTCAACCGGAGAAAACCGGAACTCAAGCCGTTTTGATACAGACAGAGGGAGGGAGAGCACGATGATCAAACCGGATGTTCGGTTGGACGAGATGACGCGCGAGCAAGCGATTGAGTATTTAAACGAGACGGTTCGCCCGGAGGAAGGCATTATCCCTGCTTACATTCTAGGGGATCCTGTGGTTTACAAGCTGGAGCACGAAAAAATTTTTATGAAAACATGGGTGTTTCTTGGTCACGAATCGGAGATTCCCAACAAGGGCGATTATATGACGCGGGATCTGGCTGGCTATTCAGTTATCGTTGCCAGAAGCTATGATGGGGTGATCCGCGCGTTCTACAATATGTGCACGCACCGGGGAATGAAACTGTGTCGCGCCGACAAAGGAAACAAAGCGCAATTTACCTGCCCCTACCACGGTTTTACGTTCAAAAACAGTGGCGAATTGATCGGTGTGCCCTTACAGCAGGACATTTACGGCGGTCAGCTTGATTTCGCACAGCTGGCTTTGCATCAAGTGAAGATCGACACATACAAAGGACTTATTTTCGGCACGTGGAACGATAACCCACAGCCTCTGTCAGACTTTCTGGGTGACTTCAAATGGTACCTGGATATCGTCGTCGGCCGGACGGCGATGGAAGTGGTGGGACCACCGCAAAAATTCATCGTTCACTCAAACTGGAAAATCGGTTCCGATAATTTTGTCGGCGATTCGTACCATACGATGGTGACGCACGGTTCGATTGCCCAATTGGGGATGGTGCCAAGCGCCACCTATTCCAAAAAAGGATATCAGGTGTATACGGAGAACGGACATGGTTGCAATATCGGTATGCCAAATCCGGATTTTGCTTTTCCTGAAGAACTGATTCCGGAATATAAAGCGAACCTGTCACCGGAACAATTTGAATTGATGTCCAATGTGAAAAACATCATTGGCAATCTGTTTCCCAACCTGTCGTTTTTGGTCTCTCACACCAAGGTCAAAGGACAGTTGATTTCCAACACGACGCTTCGGCTCTGGAAACCGGTCGGGGTTGACAAGATGGAAGTGATCATCTGGTTCCTGGTGGAGAAAAACGCATCCGAAGACTGGAAAAAGCGTTCTCGGGAAGCGTTTGTCCTTACGTTTAGCCCGTCCGGTATTTTTGAACAGGATGACACAGAAGTTTTTACGGACATTACGGCTGCAGCATCAGGGGTTTTGCCGTTCATAAAAAATTTCAACTTCAATTACACGATGGGCATGCATCGGGAACCGGTGAAAGATTTCCCCGGTCCGGGTGTTGTGTATGCCGACAAGTTTTCGGAAGCAAGCCAGCGGAACTACTATCGTTACTGGTTGGAATTGATGAAAGCGTAAAAGAAAGAAGGTAGGGTTGAATGAACATGGAGATGGTGCTGGCAACATACGAATTCGAACAATGGTTGTATCGGGAAGCGAAACTGCTCGATGAGATCGACTTTGACGGATGGTTTTGCCTGCTGCATCCCGATGTACTGTACCAAATGCCGGTTCGCGTGAATAAGGAAGGAACGGAACGGCCGGACTATTCAACCGATATGTATGCGTTTAACGACGATATCGACATTTTGAAAATGCGGATTGACCGATTGAAAACAGATTACGCCTGGGCGGAAATTCCGCCGTCGCGGACACGCCGTTTCGTGAGCAACGTTCGGGTGATCGAATACATCCCGAACGAAAAGGCGGTCGTCAATAGCTATTTGCTCATTTATCGCAACCGGACAACCGACATTCACCATGACCTGATTTCCGGTGAACGACGGGATGAATTCACATGGGTTGACGGTGAATGGAAGCTGTCCAAACGCTTTTTCCTGGTCGATCAGGCAACATTAAATACACGGAATCTGGCAATTTTTGTGTAAACGCATCCGGGTAGGGGGAACAAAATGGCGGAATTAGCCGGAAAATCTGTGTATGTGACGGGCGGTGCCTCCGGCATTGGCAGAGCTGTGACCGAAGCGTTTATCAAGGAAGGAGCCACGGTCACGATTCTCGACCGTTCGGTGGAACGTTTGCGCGAGTTGGAACAACAGTTTGGCGAGGTCGTTCGGTGCATTGCCGGTGATGTCACCATGTACGATGACCATGTACGGGCGGTACGGATGGCGACGGAAATCTGGGGCAAGCTGGATGTGCTTGTTGCGAACGCGGGCGTTTTCGACGGGTTTGCAAAATTCGTCGATGTAACTCCGGGAGCGCTTGCTGATGCGTATGAAATGCTGTTTGCCGTAAACGTCAAAGGTTACTTTTATGCGGCGAAAGCGGCGGTCGACGAACTGAAACGGACGAATGGAAATATGATTTTTACCGTCTCCGGAGCCGGATTTTATCCTGATGGAGGCGGCGTCTGGTATACAGCGAGCAAACATGCGCAAGTCGGATTGATGCGCCAGCTTGCGTTTGAGCTGGCTCCCGATGTGCGAGTGAATGCGGTAGCGCCGGGTGGGACCTTGACAGCACTCAATGTCATCCGTCCGCTGCAGCCGTTTGTCAAGCTGGTGGATAGCGAAACGAAAGCGAGCAGCATCAGGCGGCGAAATCCGCTTCGCATCGTCATGTCTCCCGAGGATCATGTCGGAGCCTACGTATTGTTGGCATCCGAAAAATCTCGTGCAATCACGGGAGAAGTGATTTCGAGCGACGGCGGACTGGCCGTACGCGGTTTGGGTTAGGAGGAAAATCCACAATGGCGGAACCTTTGCTGGGCAACAATGTCATCCATCAAATCGCTTTTGTGGTCCGGGACATCGAGGCGGTCTCGGAA carries:
- a CDS encoding aldehyde dehydrogenase family protein, with the translated sequence MIPAILAGNTVVVKPATDCPLTVLACLKVIEPHFPPGVINVVTGSGTLVGEELCSDPRVRTIAFTGSTETGKRIMSLSAGTVKKLYMELGGNDPALILPDAVLDQTAMQRFRMGILRAAGQVCSAIKRVYVHESRYDEFVVKLTKEFQRVVVGNGIQPDATMGPINNRSQFDFVTGLIDRTRQLGANVVTAGQKLDPDTWEEGYFILPTIVTGIDQQHELVRVEQFGPVIPILAYSDIEEAIRMANDTEFGLRASVWTADEAKAIELADQLEAGAVFHNNHTIFQDLRLDFPGFKESGLSRETRWCGLELFADSYGLAN
- a CDS encoding aspartate dehydrogenase, whose product is MKIGLIGCGNIGRFLLQTLNMDRVLPDCRIEAVYDARTNRLKHEAETYGVSSFNDFIAFIQSGIDLVIEAANIQVVQEYAPDIVKNGKDLLIVSVGALADVAFYDRLVQLCKTHGSKIYLPSGAIGGLDVVKAAMALGELDSVSITTRKPPQALGKEPIADELVLFEGSAEEAIKMFPQNINVSIILSLAGIGGEKTRVTIIADPKVRRNNHFIEAAGSFGKITVNLENNPMPNNPKTSYLAALSVLATLKNQNEVTRIG
- a CDS encoding MFS transporter, which gives rise to MLNNQKRWIYIALPIFFFWFFGQIDKLGISVIQTDPGFLQDLGLTGPDKNAKIGLLTFAFTVSYALSNVFWGFVIDKIGARKTAIFGVSVWTVTMVLGALASSYQMFMVSRIILGIGEGMMIPVCGKFISSWFNRREIGRAQASWIAGNYMGPAIGAVILSLVIATMHWHAAFYILALCNLFINIPMFIFLTRDTPEEHPGIRKQELSYIRQADPNEQGQSKQMFVQDYRYWIVWIGMLAASFLFFGLSIWLPTYLIQAKHFAREAMTGITSLSWLFALGFVLVCGFLADKTRRPGLLATILFGLCAVFLTVASVTSSPIIAGFCLGLAMGTQGGVFHLSNLFIVKYSTPETAGRAAGLMGFTNILGGFSSYIMGWMRDKAGGDFGPSIVMLIVVAGIGAVAYLFTLKKEAEEVRKLNAAAAETVPKSSAV
- a CDS encoding aromatic ring-hydroxylating dioxygenase subunit alpha; translated protein: MIKPDVRLDEMTREQAIEYLNETVRPEEGIIPAYILGDPVVYKLEHEKIFMKTWVFLGHESEIPNKGDYMTRDLAGYSVIVARSYDGVIRAFYNMCTHRGMKLCRADKGNKAQFTCPYHGFTFKNSGELIGVPLQQDIYGGQLDFAQLALHQVKIDTYKGLIFGTWNDNPQPLSDFLGDFKWYLDIVVGRTAMEVVGPPQKFIVHSNWKIGSDNFVGDSYHTMVTHGSIAQLGMVPSATYSKKGYQVYTENGHGCNIGMPNPDFAFPEELIPEYKANLSPEQFELMSNVKNIIGNLFPNLSFLVSHTKVKGQLISNTTLRLWKPVGVDKMEVIIWFLVEKNASEDWKKRSREAFVLTFSPSGIFEQDDTEVFTDITAAASGVLPFIKNFNFNYTMGMHREPVKDFPGPGVVYADKFSEASQRNYYRYWLELMKA
- a CDS encoding aromatic-ring-hydroxylating dioxygenase subunit beta, with the translated sequence MNMEMVLATYEFEQWLYREAKLLDEIDFDGWFCLLHPDVLYQMPVRVNKEGTERPDYSTDMYAFNDDIDILKMRIDRLKTDYAWAEIPPSRTRRFVSNVRVIEYIPNEKAVVNSYLLIYRNRTTDIHHDLISGERRDEFTWVDGEWKLSKRFFLVDQATLNTRNLAIFV
- a CDS encoding 3-(cis-5,6-dihydroxycyclohexa-1,3-dien-1-yl)propanoate dehydrogenase translates to MAELAGKSVYVTGGASGIGRAVTEAFIKEGATVTILDRSVERLRELEQQFGEVVRCIAGDVTMYDDHVRAVRMATEIWGKLDVLVANAGVFDGFAKFVDVTPGALADAYEMLFAVNVKGYFYAAKAAVDELKRTNGNMIFTVSGAGFYPDGGGVWYTASKHAQVGLMRQLAFELAPDVRVNAVAPGGTLTALNVIRPLQPFVKLVDSETKASSIRRRNPLRIVMSPEDHVGAYVLLASEKSRAITGEVISSDGGLAVRGLG